In a single window of the Candidatus Eisenbacteria bacterium genome:
- a CDS encoding NTP transferase domain-containing protein, whose translation MKAIIPVAGEGRGLKPHTQSTPKALLNVAGKPILGHILDELVEVGVDHVVLIVGHLQERIRRYVERHYSIRFEFVEQTERKGVGHAVYLARERMDPDEPVLVVLGDTIFKADFESVIGGPTSAIGVRAVEDPSRFGVVVVKDHTVTRFVEKPDLPVSNLAIVGIYYFHRSAVLFDSLQEVIEEGETTLGEYHITDALERMLGHGERVRAVTVNGWFDCGEPESLLETNRFLLDESAKPVDVTGSIVIPPVFIAHTAEVTRSVIGPYATLGDGARVTDSIVRDSIVNDHAVVENFLLDHSLLGEGAVVRGTFQRLNVGDSSEVDFH comes from the coding sequence ATGAAGGCGATCATTCCGGTGGCCGGCGAGGGGCGGGGCTTGAAGCCGCACACCCAATCGACTCCGAAGGCGCTTCTCAACGTGGCCGGGAAACCGATTCTGGGACACATTCTCGACGAGCTGGTCGAGGTGGGCGTGGACCACGTGGTGTTGATCGTCGGCCACCTACAGGAACGGATACGGCGGTATGTGGAGCGGCACTACTCGATCCGTTTCGAGTTCGTGGAACAGACGGAGAGGAAAGGGGTGGGGCACGCGGTCTATCTCGCCCGGGAGAGAATGGACCCGGACGAACCGGTATTGGTCGTTCTGGGGGACACGATCTTCAAGGCGGACTTCGAATCCGTCATCGGCGGGCCGACGAGCGCCATCGGCGTCCGCGCCGTGGAGGACCCTTCCCGCTTCGGCGTGGTGGTGGTGAAGGATCACACCGTGACCCGATTCGTCGAGAAGCCGGACCTGCCCGTTTCCAACTTGGCCATCGTGGGGATCTACTATTTTCACCGCTCCGCGGTCCTCTTCGATTCGCTTCAGGAGGTGATCGAAGAGGGGGAAACGACGCTGGGCGAATACCACATCACCGACGCGCTGGAGCGCATGCTCGGTCACGGCGAGAGGGTTCGAGCGGTGACCGTGAACGGGTGGTTCGACTGCGGAGAGCCGGAGAGTCTGCTCGAGACGAACCGGTTCCTCCTCGATGAAAGCGCGAAACCGGTGGATGTGACCGGGTCGATCGTGATTCCGCCGGTGTTCATCGCGCACACCGCGGAGGTGACCCGCAGCGTGATCGGACCCTACGCCACCCTCGGCGACGGCGCCCGGGTGACCGATTCGATCGTCCGCGACTCGATCGTCAACGACCACGCCGTGGTGGAGAACTTCCTCCTCGACCACTCCCTCCTCGGAGAGGGCGCGGTGGTGCGCGGCACCTTCCAGCGTCTGAACGTGGGCGACTCGTCGGAGGTCGATTTCCACTGA
- a CDS encoding bifunctional phosphoglucose/phosphomannose isomerase produces the protein MRGWMKLRDRLDREGMYERIRDLPDQIGDALRAFPDGAVPEGPFRNAAILGMGGSAIGGEIVRAAAGNAAAVPIQSIRGYAAPGWCGPGTLAVAVSYSGNTEETLSAAAEAADRGAAIAVVSSGGALAEYAERRGFFRVDVPGGFPPRAAIGWLTVAPLLLLEKAGILTGGARSMDGARRALEKLRPGYAGDEGAERCEPARLAESLLGTFPVIYHAAGETEPAAIRWCGQFAENAKTFSHRASFPELNHNEIVGWSRPEELFSLTSLILFRGDGDPPRVREGMEAAVEMIRGRAARFLPVRMSGADALERIFRAVYLGDFVSYYLALAGGVDPTPVERIVALKAKLSGNGGLSRSAGEGGER, from the coding sequence ATGCGAGGGTGGATGAAACTCCGCGACCGGCTCGACCGGGAGGGGATGTACGAGCGGATTCGCGATCTGCCGGACCAGATCGGCGACGCGCTCCGCGCCTTTCCGGACGGCGCCGTGCCGGAGGGACCCTTTCGGAACGCGGCGATTCTGGGCATGGGCGGCTCCGCCATCGGCGGCGAAATCGTTCGGGCCGCGGCCGGAAACGCCGCGGCGGTGCCGATCCAATCGATACGAGGGTACGCGGCGCCGGGTTGGTGCGGCCCGGGGACTCTCGCGGTCGCCGTCAGCTACTCGGGAAACACCGAGGAGACACTCTCCGCGGCGGCGGAGGCGGCGGACCGGGGAGCCGCGATCGCGGTGGTTTCCTCCGGCGGCGCGCTCGCCGAATACGCGGAGCGGCGCGGTTTCTTCCGCGTCGACGTGCCCGGGGGTTTCCCCCCGCGGGCGGCGATCGGCTGGCTGACCGTCGCTCCTCTGCTCCTTCTGGAGAAGGCGGGCATCCTCACCGGCGGCGCCCGTTCGATGGATGGAGCCCGCCGCGCGTTGGAGAAGCTCCGTCCGGGCTATGCCGGCGACGAAGGGGCGGAGCGCTGCGAGCCCGCCCGTTTGGCCGAGTCGCTTCTCGGAACCTTCCCGGTGATCTACCACGCGGCCGGCGAAACGGAGCCGGCGGCGATCCGCTGGTGCGGCCAGTTCGCGGAAAACGCCAAGACCTTTTCCCATCGCGCCTCCTTTCCGGAGCTGAACCACAACGAGATCGTCGGCTGGTCCCGCCCGGAAGAGCTCTTTTCGCTGACCAGCCTGATCCTCTTTCGTGGAGACGGCGATCCCCCGCGGGTGAGGGAGGGGATGGAAGCGGCGGTTGAAATGATCCGGGGACGGGCGGCCCGTTTTCTTCCGGTGCGAATGTCCGGAGCGGACGCATTGGAGAGGATCTTCCGCGCAGTCTATTTGGGGGATTTCGTCAGTTATTATCTGGCGCTCGCCGGCGGGGTGGACCCGACGCCGGTGGAGCGCATCGTAGCTTTAAAGGCGAAGTTATCCGGCAACGGGGGGCTTTCCCGATCCGCCGGTGAGGGGGGGGAGCGTTAG